The bacterium genome has a segment encoding these proteins:
- a CDS encoding histidine phosphatase family protein, with amino-acid sequence MQWIIMRHAATDANHGHIIQGRRDVSLSETGRRQVAVLSESLTFVPSPDTLLCSPLQRAIETAKPLSERFAIPIQIDERLIEWSLGEAEGDTLEGYLHKNPDFKIRWDDMSFRYPGGESKQELANRAKYFVSDLRNSQCQSPLIIGHQAILNFVISFALNLPESAGMPFRLGNCGYAIVKPGLPYGRLVSFTGDPDLPWDPQ; translated from the coding sequence ATGCAGTGGATTATTATGCGGCACGCCGCAACCGATGCGAACCATGGACATATCATACAAGGAAGACGCGATGTTTCCCTCTCGGAAACCGGACGTCGCCAAGTCGCAGTGTTAAGTGAGTCACTTACTTTTGTGCCATCGCCCGACACATTGCTGTGCTCTCCGTTACAACGCGCCATCGAAACCGCAAAGCCACTATCGGAGCGGTTTGCAATCCCAATTCAGATCGATGAACGATTAATTGAGTGGAGTCTGGGCGAAGCGGAGGGCGATACCTTAGAAGGCTATTTGCACAAGAATCCCGACTTCAAAATTCGTTGGGATGATATGTCGTTTCGCTATCCTGGTGGTGAATCGAAACAAGAGTTGGCAAATCGCGCGAAGTATTTTGTAAGTGATTTGAGGAATTCGCAATGTCAGAGTCCCCTAATCATTGGCCATCAGGCGATTCTAAACTTTGTAATCAGTTTTGCTCTTAACCTCCCGGAGTCGGCTGGAATGCCGTTCCGATTGGGGAACTGTGGCTATGCGATAGTAAAACCCGGTTTACCTTACGGTCGGTTGGTTTCATTTACCGGAGACCCCGATTTACCGTGGGATCCGCAATAA
- a CDS encoding DUF2723 domain-containing protein, whose translation MNNTRWLRDPAIWFTGSILLIYLITLTPGLPPIDAGEFIGAASTFGLPHPTGYPLYLIVARLFAMFPLSPVLSLSALSAIASAFAIFFLIRASREQTGITGVSWLFAGVFAFSATLWNSAIRPEVYSFNLLFLSAAFWLGLRIWQGKTDHREPVLFAFFSGCAAVTHLSSGYFLLPLWVGLLLRSSTRKVIMRPSLLLPLLLPATSHLILPLRELFGRPLYTWGDMSTLDGWWRHVSGWQYRVWLFESSEVWQKNFVGFWKQAGHDTGWIGLAVAALGLFRLWRCEWQRGLWLTSIFLFPVIMVSGYSIPDIEAYYLPSLLIVGFFLINGAHELLTMLPKRQVQYAISGIVLLLVAIFHFPTDTRNEDRNQLTYSKALLSQLPSPAVLFSSDWEVVVGPLEGLFAMGERPDVAVIDVELLRRSWYVELLFRRYPRVISGCETELNELIPALRKFERNEEISAETLEFLYRRAISALMIKNVPRSAVCFMPEVQAPLKAGQTPLFAIPLPLFSRLTSQEIDYVSDLTTLPIDAMYERTADTRIDGRIREKIASTLVQRAGFLFRQQARLEAFEAIRLAKRLNPPPNSQVWTMIEMLEREQGQRDR comes from the coding sequence ATGAATAATACCCGTTGGTTACGCGATCCGGCTATATGGTTTACCGGATCAATTCTACTTATCTATCTCATCACATTAACGCCGGGACTGCCTCCCATCGATGCCGGTGAGTTTATTGGCGCGGCAAGTACCTTCGGACTACCGCATCCGACAGGATATCCGCTATATCTAATCGTAGCGCGATTGTTTGCCATGTTTCCGCTCTCCCCGGTATTGTCGCTCTCCGCACTCTCGGCGATTGCTTCGGCTTTTGCGATTTTTTTTCTAATTCGAGCGAGCCGCGAACAAACCGGCATTACCGGCGTCAGTTGGTTGTTCGCCGGGGTCTTCGCATTCAGCGCAACCCTCTGGAATAGCGCGATACGACCAGAAGTGTATTCGTTCAACTTGCTGTTTTTATCGGCAGCGTTTTGGCTCGGTCTCCGAATTTGGCAAGGTAAAACCGACCACCGCGAACCGGTGCTATTTGCGTTCTTCTCTGGTTGTGCCGCTGTCACCCACCTCTCTTCAGGATATTTTTTATTACCGCTCTGGGTTGGACTTTTGTTGCGAAGTTCTACGCGTAAAGTAATAATGCGTCCAAGTTTGCTGCTGCCACTACTCCTTCCGGCGACCAGTCATTTGATCCTTCCCCTCCGGGAATTGTTTGGCAGACCACTTTACACTTGGGGCGACATGAGTACGCTCGATGGTTGGTGGCGGCACGTTTCCGGTTGGCAATACCGAGTCTGGTTGTTTGAGTCGAGTGAGGTTTGGCAGAAAAATTTCGTTGGATTCTGGAAGCAGGCTGGTCACGATACCGGGTGGATTGGGTTGGCAGTTGCTGCGCTGGGGCTGTTCCGATTGTGGCGCTGCGAATGGCAACGCGGACTTTGGTTAACCTCGATTTTCCTTTTTCCAGTTATCATGGTTTCCGGTTATAGCATCCCCGATATCGAAGCTTACTATCTCCCCTCGCTGCTAATCGTTGGATTCTTCCTGATCAACGGCGCTCACGAGTTACTGACAATGCTGCCGAAGCGACAAGTGCAGTATGCCATCAGTGGAATTGTCCTACTATTGGTTGCAATATTTCATTTTCCAACAGACACCCGCAACGAAGACCGTAATCAACTCACATACTCAAAAGCGTTACTGTCGCAATTGCCATCTCCAGCAGTGCTCTTCAGCTCCGACTGGGAAGTTGTGGTCGGACCGTTGGAAGGACTCTTCGCCATGGGTGAGCGCCCCGATGTTGCCGTTATTGATGTCGAACTACTGCGGCGGTCATGGTATGTAGAATTGTTGTTTCGACGCTATCCCCGGGTGATTAGTGGTTGCGAAACTGAACTGAACGAATTGATACCGGCGCTGCGAAAATTTGAACGAAATGAAGAAATATCAGCGGAGACACTGGAGTTTCTTTATCGTAGAGCAATCTCAGCTTTAATGATAAAAAATGTTCCCCGCAGTGCGGTCTGTTTCATGCCCGAAGTCCAAGCTCCTTTAAAGGCAGGACAGACGCCATTGTTCGCGATACCATTGCCATTATTCTCGCGGCTGACGTCGCAGGAAATCGATTACGTCTCAGATCTGACAACCCTCCCTATTGATGCGATGTATGAGCGCACTGCGGATACTCGAATCGATGGCAGAATTCGGGAGAAAATCGCATCGACTTTGGTACAACGCGCAGGGTTCTTGTTCCGCCAACAAGCAAGGTTAGAAGCGTTCGAGGCAATCCGGTTGGCAAAGCGGTTGAATCCTCCACCGAACAGCCAAGTCTGGACAATGATTGAAATGCTCGAGCGGGAACAGGGTCAGCGTGATCGTTAA
- a CDS encoding DUF2520 domain-containing protein → MPSQPKPKSKKTVWIVGVGRLGKLVAAAELQDGNTVRLFDVIPETIRIQRRVVCVEPDIEAGAPDRTWFTVPDDEIAEVAAQWATAGCAPKMAIHTSGWHLPDILKPLGGLNTEYLSLHPMKSIQPNNRDQWRDTVVSLCGSPKAVAWAKGFLKRRHAKPMEVAPEMKRTLHLLSQLVANIPYVLVESAYQLASRASLPADFLQEAILTMMRGSTDIAVTEGVLAATGPIARGDAQVVHQSIQELQAYPQLQSFYREYAKLLLSQLQTQSPEDSRTAAWKTIKEQLG, encoded by the coding sequence ATGCCATCGCAACCCAAACCGAAATCGAAAAAAACCGTCTGGATTGTAGGCGTTGGCAGGTTGGGGAAACTGGTTGCCGCGGCTGAGTTACAGGATGGGAATACTGTCCGGTTGTTCGACGTCATTCCCGAGACCATTCGAATCCAAAGAAGAGTGGTGTGCGTAGAACCTGATATTGAAGCAGGAGCGCCGGATCGAACATGGTTCACAGTTCCCGACGATGAGATTGCCGAGGTGGCAGCTCAGTGGGCAACAGCCGGTTGCGCACCGAAAATGGCGATTCATACATCGGGTTGGCACTTGCCTGACATCCTGAAACCGCTTGGTGGATTGAATACCGAGTACCTTTCATTACACCCGATGAAATCAATCCAACCAAACAATCGCGACCAGTGGCGAGATACAGTCGTTTCCTTGTGCGGTTCACCAAAAGCGGTCGCATGGGCGAAGGGATTTCTGAAACGACGGCATGCAAAGCCAATGGAAGTTGCACCGGAAATGAAACGCACTTTGCATTTACTTTCACAATTGGTCGCCAATATCCCCTACGTTTTAGTAGAATCTGCGTATCAATTAGCGAGCCGTGCATCGCTGCCTGCCGATTTTTTGCAGGAGGCGATTCTAACCATGATGCGCGGTTCCACCGATATCGCAGTAACCGAAGGTGTACTCGCCGCTACCGGGCCGATTGCCCGTGGCGATGCCCAAGTTGTCCATCAATCGATTCAGGAGCTACAAGCCTATCCGCAATTGCAATCGTTTTACCGGGAATATGCGAAGCTGCTGCTTTCGCAACTGCAAACACAATCGCCGGAAGATTCCCGTACGGCGGCATGGAAAACGATAAAAGAGCAATTGGGGTAA